A genomic window from Ruminiclostridium cellulolyticum H10 includes:
- a CDS encoding ABC transporter ATP-binding protein has translation MESIIEIQNLKYEINNKKILDNISLKIKEGELVGLIGPNGAGKTTLLKCLNGIYKAEGTVNINGTAVSRMNSKKLAGKVALMHQNTQIGFPFPAREVVLMGRYPYLKRMQRESREDYKIARKNMEYTDTEMLEDYAINQMSGGERQRVLFAKTLTQETDIILLDEPTASLDITYQEQIFKYSRELSGQGKTVVAAIHDLKIAAKYCTRLVLMNDGRIVADGSPEEVLTSQNLSSVYGINALVYKNRITGLLDIYIHKLSEKNKSVKYHVIGGGGTAGSVIRQLYEQGYYISAGVFSQGDSDIASAEVFGIDYLIEKPFSNISDELFNENLAYIKNSNTTILCNMPFGQQNLRNLEAAAYAEKLVIIEDDLPEIRDFTGGKAIEIYNRLKRKAVAVINSSRLHEVL, from the coding sequence ATGGAAAGTATCATTGAAATACAAAACCTTAAATATGAGATTAATAATAAAAAAATACTGGACAATATCTCTCTGAAGATAAAAGAAGGCGAGCTGGTTGGCCTTATAGGCCCCAACGGTGCAGGAAAAACCACACTGCTGAAATGCTTGAACGGCATCTACAAGGCGGAAGGTACCGTAAATATAAACGGTACAGCAGTAAGTCGTATGAACAGTAAAAAGCTTGCCGGAAAGGTTGCTCTCATGCACCAGAACACCCAAATAGGTTTTCCGTTTCCAGCAAGGGAAGTAGTCCTAATGGGCAGGTATCCTTATCTTAAAAGGATGCAAAGGGAGAGCAGGGAAGATTATAAAATTGCAAGAAAAAATATGGAGTACACTGATACTGAAATGCTGGAGGATTATGCAATAAACCAAATGTCAGGAGGAGAAAGGCAAAGAGTCCTTTTTGCTAAAACCCTGACTCAAGAAACCGATATTATACTTCTTGACGAGCCTACTGCAAGTCTGGATATTACGTACCAGGAACAGATATTCAAATATTCAAGAGAACTGTCCGGGCAAGGAAAAACAGTAGTAGCTGCAATTCATGATCTCAAGATTGCCGCAAAATACTGTACACGTCTTGTACTTATGAATGATGGACGGATTGTTGCAGATGGAAGCCCCGAGGAAGTTCTTACGTCCCAAAACCTGTCTAGTGTTTATGGTATAAATGCACTGGTTTACAAAAACAGGATAACAGGTTTGCTGGATATTTATATTCATAAGCTTAGCGAAAAGAACAAATCCGTAAAATATCACGTAATAGGCGGAGGAGGAACAGCCGGAAGTGTAATAAGACAGCTGTACGAGCAAGGATATTATATATCTGCGGGTGTCTTTTCACAGGGTGACAGCGACATAGCGTCAGCGGAGGTATTTGGAATAGATTACCTTATAGAAAAACCTTTCTCCAATATTTCTGACGAACTATTCAATGAGAATCTTGCATATATAAAGAACTCTAATACGACAATACTCTGCAATATGCCTTTCGGACAGCAGAATTTAAGGAATCTGGAGGCAGCGGCGTATGCAGAAAAGCTTGTGATAATAGAGGATGACCTTCCCGAGATCAGAGACTTTACAGGCGGTAAAGCTATAGAAATATATAACCGCCTTAAAAGAAAGGCGGTTGCAGTAATAAATTCATCCAGACTGCACGAAGTACTTTAG
- a CDS encoding FecCD family ABC transporter permease, with translation MKNRKIKGSLKNIGLIPAMLILLLIVMVAGTAIGAVYVPFFDTFKIILKNIGILKNATFSEGQEPIIFLVRFPRVLVAALAGTALASSGAVMQGMFRNPMADPGLLGISSGSGLGAVLAIKLGLTAASMYFMPLFAFAGAFIAIFVIYILSYQKGKVPVLTLMLSGIAVSTFIGAITNIILTLSYDYQVKEFLFWSTGGLDGRRWEHVQLVLFPIIVSVILMFVFSRDLNILMLGEEEARSVGLSSGKIRTILLILVSIATASAVCVSGAISFVGLLVPHIMRLLVGPNYKKLLPASSIGGAVFLVACDLVSRVVAIPYEIGVGIITALLGAPYFLYLLLRSKKEGGAVI, from the coding sequence ATGAAAAATAGAAAAATCAAAGGAAGCCTGAAGAATATTGGTTTAATACCGGCAATGCTAATTCTTCTGCTAATTGTAATGGTTGCCGGAACAGCAATAGGAGCTGTATATGTACCTTTTTTCGATACCTTTAAGATAATACTTAAAAATATAGGGATTTTAAAAAATGCAACCTTTTCTGAAGGACAAGAACCTATAATTTTTCTGGTAAGATTTCCAAGGGTATTGGTAGCTGCACTGGCAGGAACAGCCCTTGCCTCTTCGGGGGCAGTCATGCAGGGGATGTTCAGAAACCCCATGGCAGACCCGGGATTATTGGGAATATCCAGCGGCTCCGGGCTGGGAGCGGTTCTGGCTATAAAGCTGGGGTTAACTGCTGCAAGTATGTATTTTATGCCCCTGTTTGCATTTGCAGGAGCATTTATTGCAATATTTGTAATTTACATACTTTCTTACCAGAAAGGTAAAGTACCTGTACTTACACTTATGCTTTCAGGAATCGCAGTGAGTACTTTTATAGGTGCAATAACCAATATTATTCTTACCCTGTCCTATGATTATCAGGTAAAGGAGTTCCTATTCTGGTCCACAGGAGGACTTGACGGCAGACGTTGGGAACACGTACAGCTTGTACTGTTTCCAATTATTGTAAGTGTTATACTAATGTTTGTTTTTTCAAGAGACTTGAACATTCTAATGTTAGGTGAAGAGGAAGCAAGGTCAGTAGGACTGAGTTCAGGGAAAATAAGAACAATACTACTGATACTGGTTTCTATTGCTACAGCCAGTGCCGTTTGTGTCAGCGGTGCCATTAGTTTTGTGGGTCTGCTTGTACCTCATATTATGAGGCTTCTGGTTGGTCCAAATTATAAAAAGCTGCTGCCCGCCAGCAGCATCGGAGGGGCTGTTTTTCTTGTGGCCTGTGACCTTGTATCACGTGTGGTAGCCATTCCTTACGAGATTGGAGTAGGAATAATAACAGCATTGTTGGGAGCTCCATATTTCCTGTACCTTTTACTTAGAAGCAAAAAGGAAGGAGGGGCGGTAATCTGA
- a CDS encoding ABC transporter substrate-binding protein, with amino-acid sequence MKRSLRILCFILGVVLITGIFTACTREENQQASGTTQAVDTSVKNTAEKYPLILKDAKGNMVTLQSRPEKIVSMPLGTCEMLMSMVDKSRIAAMTYYADDAKVSNIAGEAKGVGKRTESNAEKIIALQPDLVLMDNMTDANVVKQLKDANITVFLLNTPSNIDQVKDNLKLVGDVVGEEAKAQDLINWMDEKLKAVSDKIELMTDDQKQTVLDYSEMGTTSGKGTNFDDIVTRAGLINPASKDGLEGWPELSKEMIIKYNPQIIILPSWYYDTKVNFYSLNDKIKGDKALAGVKAVKNNKIISVPHNHISSTSQYAVLAVEDIAKVAYPELFK; translated from the coding sequence ATGAAGAGAAGTTTAAGGATTTTATGTTTTATACTTGGAGTAGTTCTTATAACGGGAATTTTTACAGCCTGCACTAGAGAAGAGAATCAGCAGGCATCCGGAACTACACAGGCAGTTGATACGTCTGTAAAAAATACAGCAGAAAAATACCCTCTCATTTTGAAGGATGCAAAGGGAAACATGGTAACTTTACAGAGCAGGCCGGAGAAAATAGTCAGTATGCCTCTCGGAACCTGTGAAATGCTTATGTCCATGGTAGATAAAAGCAGAATTGCTGCGATGACTTATTATGCAGACGACGCCAAGGTTTCCAATATTGCTGGTGAAGCTAAAGGAGTAGGTAAAAGAACCGAATCCAATGCCGAGAAAATAATAGCATTGCAGCCTGATCTTGTCCTTATGGATAATATGACAGATGCAAATGTAGTCAAGCAGCTTAAAGATGCTAATATAACGGTATTTTTATTGAATACCCCTTCTAATATTGATCAGGTGAAAGATAACCTTAAGTTGGTTGGGGATGTTGTGGGTGAGGAAGCCAAGGCACAAGATTTAATAAATTGGATGGATGAGAAGCTCAAGGCTGTATCCGATAAGATTGAGCTAATGACAGATGATCAGAAACAAACGGTACTTGACTATAGTGAGATGGGAACTACAAGCGGAAAGGGAACTAATTTTGATGATATCGTCACAAGAGCAGGTCTTATAAACCCTGCGTCAAAGGACGGCCTTGAAGGGTGGCCTGAATTGTCCAAGGAAATGATAATAAAGTATAACCCTCAGATTATTATTCTGCCTTCATGGTACTATGACACAAAGGTTAACTTTTATTCACTGAATGATAAGATAAAGGGCGATAAGGCACTGGCTGGTGTAAAAGCAGTAAAGAACAATAAAATCATTTCAGTACCACACAACCATATTTCATCAACATCTCAATACGCTGTACTGGCAGTTGAGGATATTGCAAAGGTTGCCTATCCGGAACTGTTTAAATAA
- a CDS encoding phosphopentomutase, giving the protein MTNIDRVIMIVLDSVGIGELPDAAEYGDKGSNTLGNIVKNCKGINLPNLCRLGMGKIDGVDYLSVPEHIVGSYGRMDEVSKGKDTITGHWEIAGLQLAHPFPTYPDGFPKEVLDEFEKLTGRGVLANCAASGTEIIKEYGEEHMKTGKLIVYTSADSVFQIAAHEELVPLEELYRICSIAREMLQGDHMVGRVIARPFIGEPGNFTRTPNRRDFSAEPTSDTILDIMSKKGLDVIAVGKIEDIFSKKGVTLAEHTKNNMDGVDVTLKFMAQKNTGMIFTNLVDFDMVFGHRNNPEGYKQALEEFDNRLPEILSAMGDNDMLIITADHGCDPTTPSTDHSREYVPVVIYGKGIKEDVNLGTRKTFADIACTVAEVFNAGNIFPGRSFLREIIK; this is encoded by the coding sequence ATGACAAATATAGATAGAGTAATAATGATTGTGCTTGACAGTGTTGGAATAGGTGAACTACCTGATGCAGCCGAATACGGTGATAAGGGGAGCAATACCTTAGGTAATATTGTTAAAAATTGCAAAGGAATAAATCTTCCAAACCTTTGCAGGCTTGGGATGGGGAAAATTGACGGAGTAGATTATCTTTCTGTACCAGAGCATATTGTGGGTAGTTATGGGAGAATGGACGAGGTATCAAAAGGAAAAGATACTATAACAGGGCATTGGGAAATTGCAGGGTTACAGCTTGCCCATCCCTTCCCCACATACCCTGACGGTTTCCCAAAGGAAGTGCTTGATGAGTTTGAAAAGCTTACGGGAAGAGGTGTTCTTGCAAACTGTGCAGCCTCGGGCACTGAAATAATCAAAGAGTATGGTGAGGAACATATGAAGACCGGGAAACTCATAGTTTATACGTCTGCAGACAGTGTTTTTCAGATAGCTGCACATGAGGAATTGGTTCCTCTGGAAGAATTGTACCGAATTTGCAGTATAGCAAGGGAAATGCTGCAAGGAGACCATATGGTAGGACGTGTTATTGCAAGGCCGTTTATCGGTGAACCGGGCAACTTTACAAGAACCCCAAACAGAAGGGATTTTTCTGCCGAGCCTACCTCCGATACTATTTTGGATATTATGAGTAAAAAGGGTCTGGATGTTATAGCAGTAGGAAAGATAGAAGACATATTTTCCAAAAAAGGAGTCACTCTGGCCGAACATACAAAAAACAATATGGACGGTGTTGACGTTACCTTGAAATTTATGGCTCAAAAAAACACAGGCATGATTTTTACAAATCTTGTAGACTTTGATATGGTTTTCGGACACAGAAACAATCCAGAGGGTTACAAACAGGCCTTAGAGGAATTTGACAACAGGCTGCCTGAAATTTTGTCTGCCATGGGGGATAACGACATGCTGATAATTACGGCGGATCATGGCTGCGACCCTACTACTCCAAGTACGGATCATTCAAGGGAATATGTACCTGTAGTTATCTATGGTAAGGGAATAAAAGAGGATGTAAATCTGGGAACAAGAAAAACCTTTGCAGATATAGCTTGCACTGTTGCAGAGGTATTTAACGCCGGGAACATATTCCCGGGACGAAGCTTTTTAAGAGAGATTATCAAATAA
- a CDS encoding CapA family protein, with product MKTRIILFRRTLYILCIMCFLLLISTTIVLAISVFNTSRISSPAVTTSAASSSKGSAVNSENLQDIPPSTPSLPQSVTISAVGDIMLHQGNLNSAYDSKSRKYDFTGFFEHVKPYLSSSDLTIANFETVTAGTGIKYRSYPLFNSPDSILPALSGSGIDILSTANNHCLDWGINGLTRTIQKIREYNMVNIGSSINGNDKYIIKEVKGIKIAILSYSQFFNGHEAKLSSRDKTKYLSTLNETQIQNDIKAVKGKGADAVITVLHWGNEYHRSPSTYQTNLSKKILSWGADIILGSHPHVIQKSEIVKSNGKNKFIIYSMGNFISGYRRTDKAKRMNKVFTEDGVIITLKLEKDTKSGINIKEVNYIPTWVDLNYLKNKPVYKILPIPAPDVNAPYINSRNKTFVKQSYINTMSLMAKFSGKN from the coding sequence ATGAAAACCAGAATAATTCTCTTCAGGCGTACTCTTTACATACTGTGCATCATGTGCTTTCTGCTTTTAATCAGCACTACTATAGTACTGGCAATAAGCGTTTTCAACACGAGCCGAATTAGTTCCCCCGCAGTAACAACCTCTGCTGCTAGCAGTTCTAAAGGTTCAGCAGTAAATTCCGAAAATTTGCAGGATATACCCCCGAGTACTCCTTCACTCCCCCAGTCGGTTACGATCTCTGCAGTTGGGGATATTATGCTGCATCAGGGAAACCTTAATAGTGCATATGATTCTAAAAGCAGGAAATATGACTTTACGGGTTTTTTCGAGCATGTAAAACCCTATTTAAGTTCGTCGGATCTGACTATAGCTAATTTTGAGACCGTTACTGCTGGTACAGGTATCAAGTATAGAAGTTATCCACTTTTCAACTCCCCAGACAGCATACTTCCGGCTTTATCGGGATCAGGGATTGATATTCTGTCTACAGCCAACAACCATTGCCTTGATTGGGGCATTAACGGCCTTACCAGAACTATTCAAAAAATCAGAGAATATAATATGGTAAATATAGGGAGCTCTATAAACGGTAATGACAAATATATAATAAAAGAAGTCAAGGGCATTAAAATAGCTATTCTTAGCTATTCTCAGTTTTTCAACGGTCATGAAGCGAAATTGAGCAGCCGTGATAAAACCAAATACCTGAGTACTTTAAACGAAACACAAATTCAAAATGATATAAAAGCTGTAAAGGGAAAAGGTGCTGATGCTGTTATAACAGTCCTTCACTGGGGAAATGAATATCATCGTTCACCAAGTACTTATCAGACAAATTTATCAAAAAAAATTCTGTCATGGGGTGCGGATATAATACTTGGCTCTCATCCACATGTTATACAAAAATCTGAAATAGTAAAATCAAATGGAAAAAATAAATTTATTATTTACTCTATGGGTAATTTTATATCCGGTTACAGACGTACAGATAAAGCAAAACGAATGAATAAAGTTTTTACAGAAGACGGAGTCATTATTACTCTCAAGCTTGAAAAAGACACAAAAAGCGGCATAAATATAAAAGAAGTGAACTATATACCTACATGGGTAGATTTGAATTATTTAAAGAATAAACCTGTTTATAAAATACTTCCTATACCTGCTCCTGACGTAAATGCACCATATATTAACAGCAGGAATAAAACCTTTGTCAAGCAGTCATATATTAATACCATGAGCCTGATGGCAAAATTTAGTGGAAAAAATTAA
- a CDS encoding LTA synthase family protein, translating into MFKEAMISASHFANPISVQLLVVFIDVPVALFIFFKCFKREVKSTRLPLLRNVLIALSVAILIIIEIFNFSNRQSVVQFMNDRYSGETRIVERYGTVANGIVSIVQNNTEEKLIKQINYGKNISSPSNVTASKSTVEQPNYVVIQVESMDSNIVKQKYKGSYIMPYMSSLMNNSVYYPYTLSYHKGGGTSDAEFSVINSAETLDSFPAIKLSSYNYPNSVVSKLAKASYNTMAFHGNVGTFYNRNIAFSKMGFKKFYDINSMNFDDEGWGAPDDKVFSFAFGKIDKSTRPFYAHIITMTSHGPFESARNYYNNKAYDDIENEIVKNFYNSFSYVDESIKDFVEKIQTKYSNTYIIIYGDHTPNISSKDFAQASFIDDGKYFEFVPMFVITPDHKKYVEDSVVASFLDVSPTIMATSKLAYNIKTDGRSLLDTQTTPADIPFKGGSFDRIQLYNKISTHKYVQEEPLWRKYLPSFISSSLIERHK; encoded by the coding sequence TTGTTTAAGGAAGCCATGATTTCAGCTTCACACTTTGCTAATCCAATAAGCGTTCAGCTGTTGGTAGTTTTTATTGATGTTCCTGTAGCTTTATTTATTTTCTTTAAATGTTTTAAACGGGAAGTTAAAAGTACAAGGCTTCCTTTACTGCGTAACGTTCTTATTGCATTATCTGTGGCGATTCTGATAATTATTGAGATATTTAATTTTTCAAACAGACAGTCTGTTGTACAGTTCATGAACGACAGGTATTCTGGAGAAACCCGTATAGTCGAAAGGTACGGTACTGTTGCAAACGGAATTGTTAGTATAGTTCAAAACAACACTGAAGAAAAACTGATTAAACAAATCAATTACGGTAAAAATATTTCTTCCCCCAGTAATGTAACTGCTTCCAAAAGTACTGTTGAGCAGCCTAATTACGTTGTTATACAAGTTGAGTCAATGGACTCAAATATTGTTAAACAAAAGTATAAAGGCTCATATATCATGCCTTATATGAGTTCTTTGATGAATAACAGTGTTTATTATCCGTACACACTTAGCTATCATAAGGGTGGAGGTACATCGGATGCCGAATTTTCGGTTATTAACAGTGCTGAAACTCTTGATTCCTTTCCTGCTATAAAGCTGTCGTCGTATAATTATCCCAACTCCGTTGTCTCAAAGCTTGCAAAAGCTTCATACAACACAATGGCTTTTCATGGCAACGTGGGAACATTTTATAACAGAAATATAGCATTTTCAAAAATGGGCTTTAAAAAGTTTTATGATATTAACTCAATGAACTTCGATGACGAGGGCTGGGGTGCACCGGATGATAAGGTTTTCTCATTTGCTTTTGGAAAGATTGATAAAAGTACAAGACCCTTTTATGCTCATATTATTACAATGACGAGTCACGGCCCTTTCGAAAGTGCTAGAAATTACTATAATAACAAGGCTTATGATGATATTGAAAATGAAATAGTGAAGAACTTTTATAATTCCTTCAGTTATGTTGATGAATCAATAAAAGATTTTGTGGAAAAGATTCAGACAAAATACAGCAACACATATATAATTATTTACGGTGACCACACTCCAAATATCAGCTCAAAGGATTTTGCCCAAGCTTCATTTATAGACGATGGCAAGTACTTTGAATTTGTTCCCATGTTTGTAATTACACCTGACCATAAGAAGTATGTGGAAGATTCTGTTGTGGCCTCCTTCCTTGATGTTTCCCCCACCATAATGGCTACATCAAAGCTGGCATATAACATTAAAACCGATGGAAGAAGCCTGTTGGACACACAAACTACCCCAGCAGATATCCCTTTTAAAGGTGGTTCCTTTGACCGCATCCAGTTGTATAATAAGATATCAACCCATAAGTATGTACAGGAAGAGCCTTTATGGCGTAAATATTTGCCATCCTTTATTTCTTCCAGTCTTATAGAGCGGCATAAATAA
- a CDS encoding nucleoid-associated protein produces the protein MENDIHIKTAVLHILDTSVNFPVLSDKEIELSGETVEFLEKHISKIFEDTNLKKAQFIGEVNTIKDICNALKEDSGRFMEVTRAIGVMTFDFMLKNIDISSGDLICCHFHAGNEPYLALLKLNYKTGFTHYVNQMEEGAVNSIIRYKTLLPSDGQKVDEAVLISLETDEIKLIEKAYEINGTKEFYMSNYLIKCTTDLSDNQKLKIIDKVTQKISKKYYDEDFDKVAKLKKVVSEGLEEKSEIRVDEIAQEVFDTNLAVREEYIQEIQKAGLIEEAIKVPEKLAEKKFKTHKIKTDTGIEINFPLSYYDNRDMIEFANNPDGSISIIIKNVGKIINKR, from the coding sequence ATGGAAAACGATATTCACATAAAAACAGCGGTCCTGCACATTTTAGATACCAGTGTAAACTTCCCTGTACTTTCGGATAAGGAAATCGAGTTAAGCGGAGAGACGGTAGAGTTTTTGGAAAAGCACATTTCAAAAATTTTTGAGGATACTAACTTGAAAAAGGCTCAGTTTATTGGCGAAGTGAATACAATAAAGGATATATGCAATGCACTCAAAGAGGATTCAGGACGTTTTATGGAGGTGACAAGAGCCATTGGAGTAATGACTTTTGATTTTATGCTTAAAAATATTGATATCTCTTCCGGAGATCTCATATGCTGTCATTTTCATGCGGGCAATGAACCATATCTGGCTTTATTGAAACTGAACTATAAGACAGGGTTTACCCATTATGTAAATCAGATGGAAGAAGGGGCGGTAAATTCAATTATAAGGTATAAAACACTTCTACCCTCAGATGGACAGAAAGTAGATGAGGCTGTTCTTATTTCTCTGGAGACAGATGAAATAAAACTCATTGAAAAAGCCTACGAAATAAACGGCACAAAGGAATTTTACATGTCAAATTACCTGATTAAGTGTACAACTGATTTGTCGGACAACCAAAAGCTCAAAATTATTGATAAAGTAACACAAAAGATCAGCAAAAAATACTATGACGAGGACTTCGACAAAGTAGCAAAGCTAAAAAAGGTTGTATCGGAAGGTCTGGAAGAAAAGAGTGAAATACGGGTGGACGAAATAGCTCAAGAGGTATTTGATACGAATCTGGCTGTTAGGGAGGAGTACATACAGGAGATCCAGAAAGCCGGATTGATTGAAGAGGCCATTAAAGTACCTGAGAAATTAGCAGAGAAAAAATTTAAAACGCATAAGATAAAGACAGATACAGGCATTGAGATAAATTTTCCACTAAGCTATTACGATAACAGGGATATGATAGAATTTGCAAATAACCCTGACGGGTCTATATCAATTATAATTAAAAATGTTGGTAAAATAATAAACAAGCGGTAG
- a CDS encoding tetratricopeptide repeat protein — MLFGRFRSSIYLFKANSAYQKGNTQEAINLLEKAYKTESAKAVVVTTYGYLLLKEGHLDESLKIFKEQLNSTSKISDNDLYSLKANYALALWKNGELDRAIAIYEEIFPNYKSTNVYGSLGYLYILKGNVEKALEFNLEAMEYNNTGAVILDNLGQTYYMMGEYTKAEEIFKKLMALGPKFPEAYYDYALVLEKLGEKESCIENLKTALNYKPNFLSGVTVEQIQEKLNQVEAQ; from the coding sequence ATGTTGTTTGGAAGATTTAGATCATCTATATATTTATTTAAAGCAAACAGTGCCTATCAAAAGGGCAATACTCAAGAAGCCATAAATCTTTTGGAAAAAGCCTATAAGACCGAAAGTGCAAAAGCCGTCGTAGTTACAACTTATGGCTATCTTCTTTTAAAGGAAGGACATCTTGATGAATCTTTAAAGATATTTAAGGAGCAGCTTAACTCCACTTCAAAGATTTCAGATAATGACCTGTACAGTCTGAAAGCCAACTACGCTCTTGCCTTGTGGAAAAACGGAGAGCTTGACCGAGCTATTGCCATTTATGAAGAAATATTTCCAAATTACAAAAGTACAAATGTTTATGGTAGCCTGGGGTATTTGTATATCCTTAAAGGTAATGTTGAGAAAGCACTAGAATTCAACCTTGAAGCTATGGAATACAATAATACTGGTGCAGTAATATTGGACAATCTGGGTCAAACCTATTATATGATGGGTGAATATACCAAAGCTGAGGAAATATTTAAAAAACTAATGGCATTGGGGCCAAAGTTCCCCGAAGCATATTATGACTATGCCCTAGTATTAGAAAAATTAGGGGAAAAAGAGAGTTGTATTGAAAATCTTAAAACTGCTTTGAATTACAAGCCTAATTTCCTGTCTGGTGTTACTGTGGAGCAGATTCAAGAAAAGCTGAATCAGGTTGAAGCTCAGTAA
- a CDS encoding SGNH/GDSL hydrolase family protein encodes MSNLTKKNIIVWGDSILKGIILDEKDGKYKVMKDNSISNFAQITGFNVKNNAYFGMTSTKALNRISKSIDKLITGKENIVIIEFGGNDCDFNWSEVAENPDLVHQPKTSIESFKNTLQNMVEMFRKKDITPVLMNLPPLEPERYFNWISKGLNKENILHWLGDVARIYRWQEAYNNAVEWVSRQMDCKMIDIRESFLLSRDYSSKICADGIHPNEKGHKKILESMLQFGF; translated from the coding sequence ATGTCAAATCTAACAAAAAAAAATATTATTGTTTGGGGAGATTCAATTTTAAAAGGTATTATTCTTGATGAAAAAGACGGCAAATATAAGGTTATGAAAGACAACAGCATTAGCAACTTTGCACAGATAACAGGCTTTAATGTGAAGAATAATGCATACTTTGGTATGACCTCCACCAAGGCCCTGAACAGAATATCAAAATCTATAGATAAATTAATTACCGGCAAGGAAAATATTGTAATAATAGAATTTGGCGGAAATGACTGTGATTTTAACTGGAGCGAGGTAGCTGAAAACCCGGACTTAGTACATCAGCCCAAAACTTCAATTGAAAGCTTCAAAAATACCTTGCAAAATATGGTGGAGATGTTCAGAAAAAAAGATATAACACCTGTACTTATGAATTTACCGCCCCTGGAACCTGAAAGATATTTTAACTGGATATCCAAAGGCTTAAATAAAGAAAATATCCTTCACTGGCTGGGTGACGTGGCGAGAATATACCGTTGGCAGGAAGCCTATAACAATGCAGTAGAGTGGGTTTCACGTCAAATGGATTGTAAAATGATAGATATCAGAGAAAGCTTTTTGCTTAGCAGAGACTACAGTTCGAAGATTTGTGCAGACGGCATTCATCCCAATGAAAAAGGACATAAAAAGATTTTGGAATCAATGCTGCAATTTGGTTTCTAA
- a CDS encoding DUF1836 domain-containing protein codes for MDNSKLGNIKKELVDLSAALGSYKTEGWNQFPRIDLYMDQVITYLEKLLNIFGNTSDSSKTITSSMVNNYVKEGYLKRPVNKKYDRVHLVSLYIMSMLKPILPIPLIAGSLNNFNNEEEYQYFYSALTGLQNEAFSSVSQKLLNLIDNLDEDDCETSLRLFALQLSSEANAHRIAAEKILSLLNENEASNKNDKNKNK; via the coding sequence TTGGATAACAGTAAGCTCGGTAACATAAAAAAAGAACTTGTCGATTTGTCAGCCGCACTGGGTTCATACAAGACTGAAGGCTGGAATCAGTTCCCACGCATCGATTTATATATGGATCAAGTAATAACATATCTTGAAAAACTGCTGAATATTTTCGGTAATACTTCCGATTCAAGCAAGACAATTACCTCAAGCATGGTAAATAATTATGTGAAAGAAGGCTATTTAAAGCGTCCCGTCAATAAAAAATATGACAGGGTGCATCTTGTGTCACTTTACATTATGTCAATGCTAAAGCCTATACTGCCAATTCCTCTTATTGCAGGTTCACTGAATAATTTTAATAATGAAGAAGAGTACCAGTATTTCTACAGTGCCCTTACAGGTTTACAGAACGAGGCATTTAGCAGTGTTTCCCAGAAGCTTCTAAACCTTATTGACAATTTGGACGAGGACGATTGCGAAACCTCCCTCCGTCTTTTTGCTTTACAGCTTTCAAGCGAAGCAAATGCCCATAGGATTGCCGCAGAGAAAATCCTGTCATTGCTAAATGAAAATGAAGCTTCAAATAAAAACGACAAGAATAAAAACAAGTAG